A window of the Pleomorphomonas sp. T1.2MG-36 genome harbors these coding sequences:
- the acs gene encoding acetate--CoA ligase, translated as MSGEVFEVPAALAASAFIDNDKYLELYRRSIDDPDGFWASMAGRLDWIKPFTRVKNTSYDPHHVSIRWYEDGILNVAYNCVDRHADRTPDKVAILWEGDDPAEQRAITYRELQEEVCRFANVLKEAGVRRGDRVTIYLPMIPEAAFAMLAVVRIGAVHSAVFAGFSPDSIAGRIRDAGSSLVITADEGIRGGRRVPLKANVDAALEKCPDVSKVLVVRRTGKPVNMQDGRDVYYDDAAKDVATDCPVSPMGAEDPLFVLYTSGSTGSPKGVLHTTGGYLVYASLTHQWVFDCHDDDIYWCTADVGWVTGHSYVIYGPLANGATTLMFEGVPSHPNPSRFWEVIDRHKVTIFYTAPTAIRSLMAHGEDAVKSTSRTSLRILGTVGEPINPEAWLWYHRVVGDGRCPIVDTWWQTETGGILITPLPGATRLKPGSATRPFFGVEPAIVDALGNVLEGPAEGNLVLLTSWPGQMRTVYGDHDRFVQTYFSAYKGMYFTGDGARRDEDGYYWITGRVDDVINVAGHRMGTAEVESALVAHPKVAEAAVVGYPHDIKGQGIYAYVTLMEGETPTDTLASELTQWVRKEIGPIASPDKIQFAVGLPKTRSGKIMRRILRKIAEDDFGSLGDTSTLADPSVVTDLIDHRQNRHA; from the coding sequence ATGTCCGGTGAGGTGTTTGAGGTGCCGGCGGCGCTTGCCGCTTCGGCCTTCATCGACAACGACAAGTATTTGGAGCTTTACAGGCGCTCCATCGACGATCCCGATGGCTTCTGGGCATCGATGGCCGGACGACTCGACTGGATCAAACCGTTCACGCGGGTGAAGAATACCTCCTACGACCCGCATCACGTATCGATCCGCTGGTACGAGGACGGCATTCTCAACGTTGCCTACAACTGCGTCGACCGCCATGCCGATCGCACGCCGGACAAGGTGGCGATCCTCTGGGAAGGCGACGACCCCGCCGAGCAGCGCGCCATCACCTATCGCGAGCTTCAGGAGGAGGTCTGTCGCTTTGCCAACGTGCTGAAGGAAGCCGGCGTCCGGCGCGGCGACCGCGTCACCATCTACCTGCCGATGATTCCCGAGGCTGCTTTCGCCATGCTGGCCGTCGTCCGGATCGGCGCGGTTCACTCGGCGGTGTTTGCCGGCTTCTCTCCGGACAGCATCGCCGGTCGCATCCGCGACGCCGGCAGTTCGCTGGTCATCACCGCCGACGAGGGCATACGTGGCGGCCGCCGGGTTCCGCTCAAGGCCAACGTCGATGCGGCGCTCGAAAAATGCCCGGACGTGTCCAAGGTGCTGGTGGTGCGCCGCACCGGCAAGCCGGTCAACATGCAGGATGGGCGCGACGTCTACTATGACGATGCGGCGAAAGACGTCGCCACGGATTGTCCCGTGTCGCCGATGGGCGCCGAAGACCCGCTGTTCGTCCTCTACACGTCCGGATCCACCGGCAGTCCCAAGGGCGTGCTGCATACCACGGGCGGCTATCTCGTCTATGCCTCTCTCACCCATCAGTGGGTGTTCGACTGCCACGATGACGACATCTACTGGTGTACCGCCGACGTCGGCTGGGTCACCGGCCACTCCTATGTGATCTACGGCCCGCTCGCCAACGGCGCCACGACGCTGATGTTCGAGGGCGTGCCGAGCCATCCCAACCCGTCTCGCTTCTGGGAAGTCATCGATCGCCACAAGGTGACGATCTTCTACACGGCGCCGACGGCCATCCGCTCGCTGATGGCCCATGGCGAGGACGCGGTGAAAAGCACGTCGCGAACCTCGCTGCGCATTCTCGGCACCGTCGGCGAGCCGATCAACCCGGAAGCATGGCTCTGGTACCATCGGGTGGTCGGCGACGGCCGCTGCCCGATCGTCGACACCTGGTGGCAGACGGAGACCGGCGGTATTCTGATCACGCCGCTGCCCGGCGCCACCCGGCTCAAGCCGGGATCGGCGACGCGCCCGTTCTTTGGCGTGGAACCGGCCATCGTCGACGCGCTCGGCAACGTGCTGGAAGGGCCGGCCGAGGGCAATCTCGTGCTTCTGACGAGCTGGCCCGGCCAGATGCGCACTGTCTACGGCGATCACGACCGCTTCGTGCAGACCTATTTCTCGGCCTACAAGGGCATGTACTTCACCGGCGACGGCGCCCGCCGCGACGAGGACGGCTATTACTGGATCACCGGCCGCGTCGACGACGTCATCAACGTCGCCGGTCATCGCATGGGCACGGCCGAAGTGGAGAGCGCCCTGGTGGCCCACCCGAAGGTGGCCGAGGCTGCCGTCGTCGGCTATCCCCACGACATCAAGGGCCAAGGCATCTACGCCTACGTCACGCTGATGGAAGGCGAGACGCCGACCGACACGCTCGCTTCGGAGCTGACCCAGTGGGTGAGAAAGGAAATCGGCCCGATCGCCTCGCCCGACAAGATCCAGTTCGCCGTGGGGCTGCCGAAGACGCGCTCGGGCAAGATCATGCGCCGCATCCTCAGGAAGATCGCCGAGGACGACTTCGGCTCGCTCGGCGATACGTCGACGCTGGCCGATCCGTCCGTGGTGACCGATCTCATCGACCACCGCCAGAACCGGCACGCCTGA